From a single Vanacampus margaritifer isolate UIUO_Vmar chromosome 15, RoL_Vmar_1.0, whole genome shotgun sequence genomic region:
- the bcl6b gene encoding B-cell CLL/lymphoma 6 member B protein isoform X1: MASGAEGHEASSGYVKEFTRHSSDVLLNLNELRHRGILTDATLAVGDARLRAHSAVLVACSGFFYALYSPHLQHMSVSLPGHLEPTSVSVLLDFMYTSRLPLTPATAPGVLAVAAYLQMDHVADTCRDFMRLHCRENMSLRHPQLELDPGVSVASVAPKGGDLPNPAPQAARIVRVPGVADGPLTPGAFPPRKHGSEELKKEPDSPPPSPDSPARSSCQPSSPAESKTCNKNLACGTKTTPDPKSCNWKKYKYIVLNPLCAGTSMKEEPRCDAMAVTQAWLGEVPGQIDRQGQASCYEGSGRAPLLGPPTTAKEGTATTHQAVKTECYYMSYSYPGNAKGCKTILSGDKPYRCNVCGAQFNRPANLKTHARIHSGEKPYRCDTCGARFVQVAHLRAHVLIHTGEKPYPCHTCGTRFRHLQTLKSHLRIHTGEKPYSCEKCDLRFRHKSQLRLHLRQKHGAITNTKVRYKVLTEPYPPVLQAC; this comes from the exons ATGGCATCGGGAGCAGAAGGACACGAGGCGTCTTCCGGCTACGTAAAGGAGTTCACCCGCCACAGCAGCGACGTGCTGCTCAACCTCAATGAGTTGCGGCACCGCGGCATCTTGACGGACGCCACCCTGGCGGTGGGCGACGCGCGCTTACGGGCTCACTCGGCTGTGCTGGTGGCCTGTAG cgGCTTCTTTTATGCGCTTTACTCGCCGCACTTGCAGCACATGAGCGTGTCCCTCCCAGGCCACCTGGAGCCCACCAGCGTCTCCGTCCTGCTCGACTTCATGTACACGTCCCGCCTCCCCCTGACACCCGCCACTGCCCCCGGCGTACTTGCCGTGGCGGCTTACCTGCAGATGGACCACGTTGCTGATACCTGTCGGGACTTCATGCGGCTGCACTG CAGGGAAAACATGAGCTTGAGACACCCCCAATTGGAGCTGGACCCCGGGGTGTCTGTGGCCTCTGTGGCCCCTAAAGGTGGAGACCTGCCTAATCCTGCGCCACAAGCCGCACGGATAGTCCG GGTCCCGGGTGTGGCCGATGGCCCGCTTACACCGGGAGCTTTCCCGCCACGGAAGCACGGTTCGGAGGAGCTGAAGAAGGAGCCTGACTCGCCCCCACCATCTCCTGACAGCCCTGCACGATCCAGCTGCCAGCCCAGCTCCCCCGCGGAATCTAAAACCTGCAACAAAAATCTTGCG TGTGGCACCAAAACGACACCGGACCCAAAGTCCTGCAActggaaaaaatacaagtacaTTGTCCTCAACCCTCTCTGTGCTGGGACGTCAATGAAGGAGGAGCCGCGATGTGACGCAATGGCCGTGACACAGGCGTGGCTTGGAGAAGTGCCCGGTCAGATTGATAG ACAGGGGCAGGCCTCCTGCTACGAGGGTTCTGGCCGAGCCCCTCTCCTCGGGCCACCCACCACCGCGAAGGAAGGAACAG CTACCACTCATCAAGCCGTCAAGACAGAGTGCTACTATATGTCTTACAGTTACCCGGGCAACGCTAAAGGATGCAAAACGATCCTCTCAG GCGACAAGCCGTACCGCTGCAACGTGTGCGGCGCCCAGTTCAACCGGCCGGCCAACCTCAAGACGCACGCTCGCATCCACTCGGGCGAGAAGCCGTACCGCTGCGACACCTGCGGCGCACGATTCGTTCAG GTCGCTCACCTACGAGCGCATGTCCTGATCCACACGGGCGAGAAGCCGTACCCCTGTCACACGTGCGGCACCCGCTTCCGCCACCTGCAGACCTTGAAGAGCCACCTGCGCATCCACACCGGAGAAAAGCCTTACTCG TGCGAAAAGTGTGATCTCCGCTTCCGCCACAAGAGCCAGCTGCGCCTTCACCTGCGCCAGAAGCACGGCGCCATTACCAACACCAAAGTCCGCTACAAGGTCCTGACCGAGCCATACCCGCCTGTTCTGCAGGCCTGCTGA
- the slc16a13 gene encoding monocarboxylate transporter 13 — protein sequence MASVRPGAERRRDGEAEGPEGGWGWVLVGALFVSTSLVFGLMRGLGIFFVEFVQYFEESAQAISWISSTGLAAQQFFSPLGAALSNAYDTRLVVMAGGFLAGLGFILASQATCLLHLYLTMGLISGLGWGLVFTPMVATVMASFTRRRSFALGLAFSSIGLSSFTFNPLFQFLVETYAWRGALLILGGLSLNIVACGALIRSRRRPKGTAKVDAESRTSCAGMWRRVASYLELSLLCERPYLTYTLAITLLNVGYFVPYVHLVALSRHAGFSEYQAAFVMSAAGITDIFGRVASGWFSDMGHFRLIHLLSVWTALAGLFIMLLPVSTLWGSYAGLVSVSLLYGFCSGALTSLAFTVVPTVAGAERVMGALGLLQLIESCAGLLGSPLSGLLRDVTGNYLASFTVSGSFLILGTLTMATLPHYFCRTDPPPPLPPPLPDAETQRLSSETEEINELPGDANH from the exons ATGGCCAGCGTCCGACCGGGAGCCGAGAGGCGGCGCGACGGCGAAGCCGAGGGCCCCGAAGGAGGCTGGGGCTGGGTGCTGGTCGGGGCCCTTTTCGTCAGCACCAGCCTGGTGTTCGGCCTCATGCGTGGTTTGGGCATCTTTTTCGTGGAGTTCGTGCAGTACTTTGAGGAGAGTGCTCAAGCCATCTCGTGGATCTCCTCCACCGGTCTGGCGGCGCAGCAGTTCTTCA GCCCCCTGGGTGCCGCCTTGTCCAATGCGTACGACACGCGCCTGGTGGTGATGGCGGGAGGCTTCCTGGCCGGGCTGGGTTTCATCTTGGCCTCACAGGCCACCTGTCTGCTTCACCTCTACCTCACCATGGGCCTCATTTCAG GGTTGGGCTGGGGCCTGGTCTTCACGCCCATGGTGGCCACAGTCATGGCAAGCTTCACCCGGCGGCGTAGCTTTGCCTTGGGTTTGGCGTTCTCCAGCATCGGCCTGTCTTCGTTCACGTTCAACCCGCTCTTTCAGTTCCTGGTGGAGACGTACGCCTGGCGCGGGGCCCTGCTCATCCTTGGCGGGCTCAGCCTCAACATTGTGGCGTGCGGGGCGCTCATCCGGTCACGGCGGCGGCCTAAGGGCACAGCAAAG GTGGATGCAGAGAGCAGGACGTCATGCGCTGGCATGTGGCGGCGAGTCGCCTCCTACTTGGAGCTGTCGTTGCTGTGCGAGAGGCCTTACCTCACCTACACTTTGGCCATCACGCTCCTTAACGTGGGCTACTTCGTGCCCTACGTCCACCTGGTGGCCCTCAGCCGACACGCTGGCTTCTCCGAGTACCAGGCCGCCTTCGTCATGTCCGCCGCCGGCATCACTGACATCTTCGGCCGCGTGGCCTCGGGCTGGTTCTCGGACATGGGCCACTTTCGGCTCATCCACCTGCTGAGCGTGTGGACGGCGCTGGCCGGGTTGTTCATCATGCTGCTCCCCGTGAGCACCCTGTGGGGCTCCTATGCCGGCCTGGTGTCTGTCAGCCTCCTCTATGGCTTCTGCTCCGGGGCGCTGACCTCGCTGGCCTTCACCGTGGTGCCGACTGTGGCCGGGGCGGAGCGCGTGATGGGGGCGCTCGGGCTACTGCAGCTCATCGAGAGCTGTGCGGGACTGCTGGGATCGCCTCTGTCAG GACTGCTCCGGGACGTCACAGGCAACTACTTGGCCTCCTTCACAGTGTCGGGCTCCTTCCTCATCCTCGGCACACTCACTATGGCCACCTTGCCACACTACTTCTGCCGCACGGATCCACCGCCGCCACTGCCCCCACCATTGCCGGATGCGGAGACCCAACGTCTCAGCTCAGAGACGGAGGAGATAAATGAGTTGCCTGGGGACGCCAATCACTGA
- the trip6 gene encoding thyroid receptor-interacting protein 6 isoform X2, whose translation MSGPTWLPPRTLDSPERAVPQMSHSASSAVYRAPNKKGAPDFRPKYNPYDQNGGGGGGGGGGIATRYMATGPTGVPIHHSPGDHYYLPPHGPKDERNWSPHTDGYELIRGPDKTAGHHSKIDAEIDSLTAMLADLDGQPQDASTQLYDNVPYNKYLSGDHYNAVAPQSRPTSGYPPHPQSQYHPPTSYPGEHHAPPYTASHQPDRYAATASKPYPQPVPASYTTASTPTGPRFSVQVKTAQPVTYSQTGRQAEQAYAPPPPRQHAPRLPPQTGPQDWYPAHPSSQAQEMQRGRGGQVALSKRGMENNQMGAAQNPAYQSGKHVPAPTRPEEELDRLTKKLVYDMNHPPAEDYFGHCARCGDNVVGDGSGCIAMEQVFHVECFTCIVCHARLRGQPFYALDKKSYCETCYISTLEQCSKCSKPILDRILRAMGKAYHPRCFTCVVCNCCLDGVPFTVDATSQIHCIDDFHRKYAPRCSVCGKPIMPEAGQEETVRIVALDRSFHVNCYVCEECGLLLSSEGEGRGCYPLDGHILCKGCSARRIQDLSAKISTDC comes from the exons ATGTCCGGTCCTACCTGGCTGCCACCGAGGACTCTGGATAGCCCCGAACGAGCCGTCCCCCAGATGTCCCACTCTGCAAGCTCGGCTGTCTACCGAGCCCCCAACAAGAAGGGTGCGCCTGACTTCCGGCCAAAATACAACCCTTATGACCagaatggaggaggaggaggagggggaggtggAGGGATTGCGACTCGGTACATGGCGACTGGACCCAcag GTGTGCCTATCCATCATTCACCTGGCGATCACTATTACCTGCCTCCACACGGGCCCAAAGACGAGCGCAACTGGAGCCCCCACACGGACGGCTACGAGCTGATC CGTGGCCCCGACAAGACCGCCGGCCACCACTCCAAGATCGACGCCGAAATTGACTCGCTCACTGCCATGCTGGCCGACCTCGACGGCCAGCCGCAGGACGCCAGCACACAA CTATACGACAACGTGCCTTACAACAAATACCTCTCAGGGGATCACTACAACGCAGTCGCACCCCAGAGCCGGCCCACCTCGGGGTACCCTCCTCACCCCCAGAGCCAGTACCACCCGCCGACATCTTACCCGGGTGAGCACCACGCACCCCCGTATACCGCATCTCACCAGCCGGATCGCTACGCCGCGACCGCCTCCAAACCGTACCCGCAGCCCGTGCCGGCGTCCTACACCACAGCCTCCACCCCGACCGGGCCCAGATTCAGCGTGCAGGTCAAGACGGCCCAACCCGTCACCTACTCACAGACGGGGAGGCAGGCCGAGCAGGCCTACGCGCCGCCGCCACCTCGCCAGCATGCGCCGCGCCTGCCCCCTCAAACTGGCCCGCAGGACTGGTACCCCGCGCACCCCAGTTCGCAAGCTCAGGAGATGCAGAGAGGAAGAGGCGGCCAGGTGGCCTTGTCCAAAAGAGGGatggaaaataatcaaatgggAGCGGCGCAGAATCCTGCTTATCAGTCAGGCAAG CATGTGCCAGCACCAACCCGCCCAGAAGAGGAGTTGGACCGTCTGACCAAGAAGCTCGTGTACGATATGAACCACCCGCCTGCGGAGGATTATTTCG GCCACTGCGCACGCTGCGGCGACAACGTGGTGGGCGACGGCAGCGGCTGCATCGCCATGGAGCAGGTGTTCCACGTGGAGTGCTTCACCTGCATCGTCTGCCACGCCCGCCTGCGAGGACAGCCCTTCTACGCCCTGGACAAGAAGAGCTACTGCGAGACTTGCTACATT AGTACACTAGAGCAATGTTCAAAGTGCTCCAAGCCCATTTTGGACCGCATCTTGCGCGCCATGGGAAAGGCGTACCACCCTCGCTGTTTCACATGCGTGGTGTGCAACTGCTGCTTGGACGGCGTTCCCTTCACGGTGGACGCCACCTCGCAGATACACTGCATCGACGACTTTCACAG GAAGTACGCGCCTCGCTGTTCTGTGTGCGGCAAACCCATCATGCCCGAAGCGGGTCAGGAGGAGACGGTCAGGATCGTCGCGCTGGACCGAAGCTTTCACGTCAACTGTTACGTCTGCGAG GAATGCGGCCTCCTGCTGTCCTCCGAGGGCGAAGGTCGCGGTTGCTACCCGCTGGACGGCCACATCCTGTGCAAGGGCTGCAGCGCCCGGCGGATCCAGGACCTCTCGGCCAAAATCTCCACCGACTGCTGA
- the trip6 gene encoding thyroid receptor-interacting protein 6 isoform X1, producing MSGPTWLPPRTLDSPERAVPQMSHSASSAVYRAPNKKGAPDFRPKYNPYDQNGGGGGGGGGGIATRYMATGPTGVPIHHSPGDHYYLPPHGPKDERNWSPHTDGYELIQRGPDKTAGHHSKIDAEIDSLTAMLADLDGQPQDASTQLYDNVPYNKYLSGDHYNAVAPQSRPTSGYPPHPQSQYHPPTSYPGEHHAPPYTASHQPDRYAATASKPYPQPVPASYTTASTPTGPRFSVQVKTAQPVTYSQTGRQAEQAYAPPPPRQHAPRLPPQTGPQDWYPAHPSSQAQEMQRGRGGQVALSKRGMENNQMGAAQNPAYQSGKHVPAPTRPEEELDRLTKKLVYDMNHPPAEDYFGHCARCGDNVVGDGSGCIAMEQVFHVECFTCIVCHARLRGQPFYALDKKSYCETCYISTLEQCSKCSKPILDRILRAMGKAYHPRCFTCVVCNCCLDGVPFTVDATSQIHCIDDFHRKYAPRCSVCGKPIMPEAGQEETVRIVALDRSFHVNCYVCEECGLLLSSEGEGRGCYPLDGHILCKGCSARRIQDLSAKISTDC from the exons ATGTCCGGTCCTACCTGGCTGCCACCGAGGACTCTGGATAGCCCCGAACGAGCCGTCCCCCAGATGTCCCACTCTGCAAGCTCGGCTGTCTACCGAGCCCCCAACAAGAAGGGTGCGCCTGACTTCCGGCCAAAATACAACCCTTATGACCagaatggaggaggaggaggagggggaggtggAGGGATTGCGACTCGGTACATGGCGACTGGACCCAcag GTGTGCCTATCCATCATTCACCTGGCGATCACTATTACCTGCCTCCACACGGGCCCAAAGACGAGCGCAACTGGAGCCCCCACACGGACGGCTACGAGCTGATC CAGCGTGGCCCCGACAAGACCGCCGGCCACCACTCCAAGATCGACGCCGAAATTGACTCGCTCACTGCCATGCTGGCCGACCTCGACGGCCAGCCGCAGGACGCCAGCACACAA CTATACGACAACGTGCCTTACAACAAATACCTCTCAGGGGATCACTACAACGCAGTCGCACCCCAGAGCCGGCCCACCTCGGGGTACCCTCCTCACCCCCAGAGCCAGTACCACCCGCCGACATCTTACCCGGGTGAGCACCACGCACCCCCGTATACCGCATCTCACCAGCCGGATCGCTACGCCGCGACCGCCTCCAAACCGTACCCGCAGCCCGTGCCGGCGTCCTACACCACAGCCTCCACCCCGACCGGGCCCAGATTCAGCGTGCAGGTCAAGACGGCCCAACCCGTCACCTACTCACAGACGGGGAGGCAGGCCGAGCAGGCCTACGCGCCGCCGCCACCTCGCCAGCATGCGCCGCGCCTGCCCCCTCAAACTGGCCCGCAGGACTGGTACCCCGCGCACCCCAGTTCGCAAGCTCAGGAGATGCAGAGAGGAAGAGGCGGCCAGGTGGCCTTGTCCAAAAGAGGGatggaaaataatcaaatgggAGCGGCGCAGAATCCTGCTTATCAGTCAGGCAAG CATGTGCCAGCACCAACCCGCCCAGAAGAGGAGTTGGACCGTCTGACCAAGAAGCTCGTGTACGATATGAACCACCCGCCTGCGGAGGATTATTTCG GCCACTGCGCACGCTGCGGCGACAACGTGGTGGGCGACGGCAGCGGCTGCATCGCCATGGAGCAGGTGTTCCACGTGGAGTGCTTCACCTGCATCGTCTGCCACGCCCGCCTGCGAGGACAGCCCTTCTACGCCCTGGACAAGAAGAGCTACTGCGAGACTTGCTACATT AGTACACTAGAGCAATGTTCAAAGTGCTCCAAGCCCATTTTGGACCGCATCTTGCGCGCCATGGGAAAGGCGTACCACCCTCGCTGTTTCACATGCGTGGTGTGCAACTGCTGCTTGGACGGCGTTCCCTTCACGGTGGACGCCACCTCGCAGATACACTGCATCGACGACTTTCACAG GAAGTACGCGCCTCGCTGTTCTGTGTGCGGCAAACCCATCATGCCCGAAGCGGGTCAGGAGGAGACGGTCAGGATCGTCGCGCTGGACCGAAGCTTTCACGTCAACTGTTACGTCTGCGAG GAATGCGGCCTCCTGCTGTCCTCCGAGGGCGAAGGTCGCGGTTGCTACCCGCTGGACGGCCACATCCTGTGCAAGGGCTGCAGCGCCCGGCGGATCCAGGACCTCTCGGCCAAAATCTCCACCGACTGCTGA
- the bcl6b gene encoding B-cell CLL/lymphoma 6 member B protein isoform X2, with protein sequence MASGAEGHEASSGYVKEFTRHSSDVLLNLNELRHRGILTDATLAVGDARLRAHSAVLVACSGFFYALYSPHLQHMSVSLPGHLEPTSVSVLLDFMYTSRLPLTPATAPGVLAVAAYLQMDHVADTCRDFMRLHWENMSLRHPQLELDPGVSVASVAPKGGDLPNPAPQAARIVRVPGVADGPLTPGAFPPRKHGSEELKKEPDSPPPSPDSPARSSCQPSSPAESKTCNKNLACGTKTTPDPKSCNWKKYKYIVLNPLCAGTSMKEEPRCDAMAVTQAWLGEVPGQIDRQGQASCYEGSGRAPLLGPPTTAKEGTATTHQAVKTECYYMSYSYPGNAKGCKTILSGDKPYRCNVCGAQFNRPANLKTHARIHSGEKPYRCDTCGARFVQVAHLRAHVLIHTGEKPYPCHTCGTRFRHLQTLKSHLRIHTGEKPYSCEKCDLRFRHKSQLRLHLRQKHGAITNTKVRYKVLTEPYPPVLQAC encoded by the exons ATGGCATCGGGAGCAGAAGGACACGAGGCGTCTTCCGGCTACGTAAAGGAGTTCACCCGCCACAGCAGCGACGTGCTGCTCAACCTCAATGAGTTGCGGCACCGCGGCATCTTGACGGACGCCACCCTGGCGGTGGGCGACGCGCGCTTACGGGCTCACTCGGCTGTGCTGGTGGCCTGTAG cgGCTTCTTTTATGCGCTTTACTCGCCGCACTTGCAGCACATGAGCGTGTCCCTCCCAGGCCACCTGGAGCCCACCAGCGTCTCCGTCCTGCTCGACTTCATGTACACGTCCCGCCTCCCCCTGACACCCGCCACTGCCCCCGGCGTACTTGCCGTGGCGGCTTACCTGCAGATGGACCACGTTGCTGATACCTGTCGGGACTTCATGCGGCTGCACTG GGAAAACATGAGCTTGAGACACCCCCAATTGGAGCTGGACCCCGGGGTGTCTGTGGCCTCTGTGGCCCCTAAAGGTGGAGACCTGCCTAATCCTGCGCCACAAGCCGCACGGATAGTCCG GGTCCCGGGTGTGGCCGATGGCCCGCTTACACCGGGAGCTTTCCCGCCACGGAAGCACGGTTCGGAGGAGCTGAAGAAGGAGCCTGACTCGCCCCCACCATCTCCTGACAGCCCTGCACGATCCAGCTGCCAGCCCAGCTCCCCCGCGGAATCTAAAACCTGCAACAAAAATCTTGCG TGTGGCACCAAAACGACACCGGACCCAAAGTCCTGCAActggaaaaaatacaagtacaTTGTCCTCAACCCTCTCTGTGCTGGGACGTCAATGAAGGAGGAGCCGCGATGTGACGCAATGGCCGTGACACAGGCGTGGCTTGGAGAAGTGCCCGGTCAGATTGATAG ACAGGGGCAGGCCTCCTGCTACGAGGGTTCTGGCCGAGCCCCTCTCCTCGGGCCACCCACCACCGCGAAGGAAGGAACAG CTACCACTCATCAAGCCGTCAAGACAGAGTGCTACTATATGTCTTACAGTTACCCGGGCAACGCTAAAGGATGCAAAACGATCCTCTCAG GCGACAAGCCGTACCGCTGCAACGTGTGCGGCGCCCAGTTCAACCGGCCGGCCAACCTCAAGACGCACGCTCGCATCCACTCGGGCGAGAAGCCGTACCGCTGCGACACCTGCGGCGCACGATTCGTTCAG GTCGCTCACCTACGAGCGCATGTCCTGATCCACACGGGCGAGAAGCCGTACCCCTGTCACACGTGCGGCACCCGCTTCCGCCACCTGCAGACCTTGAAGAGCCACCTGCGCATCCACACCGGAGAAAAGCCTTACTCG TGCGAAAAGTGTGATCTCCGCTTCCGCCACAAGAGCCAGCTGCGCCTTCACCTGCGCCAGAAGCACGGCGCCATTACCAACACCAAAGTCCGCTACAAGGTCCTGACCGAGCCATACCCGCCTGTTCTGCAGGCCTGCTGA